The nucleotide window CTCAACCTCCAGGGTCATCTTTACCAGAAGCTCCCGGTGCCACCGTTCAGGCTCAGCTAGAGAATTTTCAAAGATTCGGGATACCTCTTTGAAAATATCCTCAATAGCACAATAGAGATTGTGTAATCCATAGGCAGTAAAAATGAGAGCATCACTCGATTTATCAAGCAGATTAACTCGTTCTTCTATCTGCCTCACTATGTCCATTATAATCTCTTCCTGCCTTTTTATAAGAGCGATAAGCGATTGGATCTCCGCCTTCATAGTATCTTTATTCCCTCCTTTCTTATCCTTTCCTCAAAACCACATCCTTCCAGGAGAACGAGATGAATGTCTCGGCCAAGGAGCCCCTCTATTTCAGAGATCATCCTGAAGTAATCCCCATCAGGTAAAGAGATGGCAATATCCACATCCGACCAGTCATAAAACCCCTCCTCCCTGGTGATGGAGCCAAAAAGGTAGACCTCCCTCGCATTCTTATCCTGAAAGTAATGAGTGAGCTTTTCTTTGGCATCTTGGAGCAAGGCCCTTCTTGACTCCTCACGACCTGCCCTTTTTTCTTCCTTTATCTTCTTAAGCAGCCACAAACCTTTTCCCATGGCTTATTTCTCACTTGTGTTTATTTTATCCTTTTGAAGTGAACCGGTATATCCTCCACTGGTAATATCCTCTATAATGCCATGATTTCAACGAGCTTCCTGGCTTCCAGAGTAACAGCCCGGAGACAC belongs to bacterium and includes:
- a CDS encoding nucleotidyltransferase domain-containing protein — its product is MGKGLWLLKKIKEEKRAGREESRRALLQDAKEKLTHYFQDKNAREVYLFGSITREEGFYDWSDVDIAISLPDGDYFRMISEIEGLLGRDIHLVLLEGCGFEERIRKEGIKIL